A window of the Pseudomonas gozinkensis genome harbors these coding sequences:
- a CDS encoding murein transglycosylase A has translation MNSRFKAWRHPLIATLPLLAILAGCTGGDSAKPKTHALATYSSATWEALPAVSDSDLVAGFGSWRSACTRLKADPVWGATCAAAANVPQSAGDIRTFLKQNLDVFGLRAENDNPNGLITGYYEPVYPGSLTQTATANVPVYGVPEDMIIVSLDSIYPELKGKRLRGRLEGRVLKPYDDAATIESQGVKAPVVAWLTDPMNLQFLQIQGSGRIQTDDGRQLRIAYADQNGHPYRPIGRWLVEQGELKKEEVTMGAISKWAKANPSRIPELLASNPSYVFFTRNPDSNEGPRGSLNVPLTAGYSAAVDRKVIPLGSLLWLSTTRPDGTALVRPVAAQDTGGAIAGEVRADLFWGTGDAAGQLAGDMKQQGQIWMLWPKGAALPQVPQVADKP, from the coding sequence ATGAACAGCCGTTTCAAGGCCTGGCGTCATCCGCTTATCGCTACCCTCCCGCTGCTGGCGATCCTCGCCGGCTGCACCGGTGGCGACAGCGCCAAGCCGAAAACCCACGCCCTGGCCACGTATTCCAGTGCCACCTGGGAAGCATTGCCGGCGGTGTCCGATAGCGACCTTGTGGCCGGCTTCGGTTCCTGGCGCAGCGCCTGCACCCGGCTCAAGGCTGATCCGGTCTGGGGCGCAACCTGTGCTGCAGCTGCCAACGTGCCGCAAAGCGCTGGCGACATTCGCACGTTCCTCAAGCAGAACCTCGACGTGTTCGGCCTGCGCGCCGAGAACGACAACCCCAACGGTCTGATCACCGGCTACTACGAACCGGTCTATCCCGGCAGCCTGACGCAAACCGCCACCGCCAACGTGCCGGTGTATGGCGTGCCCGAAGACATGATCATTGTTTCGCTGGACAGCATTTACCCGGAACTGAAGGGCAAGCGCCTGCGCGGACGCCTCGAAGGTCGCGTGCTCAAGCCTTACGACGACGCGGCGACCATCGAGAGCCAGGGCGTCAAGGCGCCGGTCGTGGCCTGGCTGACCGATCCGATGAACCTGCAATTCCTGCAGATTCAGGGCTCGGGGCGGATCCAGACCGATGACGGCCGGCAGCTGCGCATCGCCTACGCCGACCAGAACGGTCATCCGTACCGGCCGATTGGCCGCTGGCTGGTGGAACAGGGCGAGCTGAAAAAAGAAGAAGTGACCATGGGCGCGATCAGCAAGTGGGCCAAGGCCAACCCGTCGCGCATTCCGGAACTGCTGGCGAGCAACCCGAGCTACGTGTTCTTCACCCGCAACCCGGACAGCAACGAAGGTCCGCGCGGCTCGCTGAATGTACCGCTGACCGCCGGTTACAGCGCGGCAGTGGATCGCAAAGTGATTCCGTTGGGCAGCCTTTTGTGGCTGTCGACCACCCGCCCGGACGGCACGGCACTGGTACGCCCGGTGGCCGCGCAGGACACCGGCGGCGCGATTGCCGGCGAAGTTCGTGCGGATCTGTTCTGGGGCACCGGAGATGCCGCCGGGCAACTGGCTGGCGACATGAAGCAGCAAGGGCAGATCTGGATGCTTTGGCCGAAAGGGGCGGCGTTGCCGCAAGTGCCGCAGGTGGCCGACAAGCCATAA
- a CDS encoding MAPEG family protein, with amino-acid sequence MTVALWCVLIAIFLPYLCTGVAKAVGGYRLSDNHDPRDFLESLNGVARRAHAAQLNSFEVTPAFAAAVIVAHLVGTAELVTVNVLAVLFITSRLLYIICYLADWAILRSLVWFVGMGLIASFFFVSV; translated from the coding sequence ATGACGGTGGCTCTGTGGTGCGTTTTGATTGCGATCTTTCTGCCCTACCTGTGCACAGGCGTGGCCAAGGCTGTCGGTGGGTATCGGCTGAGCGACAATCACGATCCCCGGGATTTTCTCGAAAGCCTGAACGGCGTGGCGCGACGTGCCCATGCGGCACAGCTGAACAGTTTTGAAGTGACGCCGGCGTTTGCGGCAGCGGTGATCGTTGCGCACCTGGTCGGCACGGCAGAGCTGGTGACGGTCAACGTGCTGGCGGTACTGTTCATCACCAGTCGCCTGCTCTACATCATTTGCTATCTGGCGGACTGGGCGATTCTGCGGTCGCTGGTGTGGTTTGTCGGGATGGGGCTGATTGCCAGTTTCTTCTTCGTTTCGGTCTGA
- a CDS encoding EamA family transporter encodes MLATALVLVAALLHAAWNTLIKFSAERLLVVACMDTVALLFVALAFPFISLPPAEIWPWILASAAFELLYRYLLIQAYRVGDLGLVYPLMRGLSPLVVLALTLIFAGEALTTQQIFGIMLIPLGMACLLWQGGGGKHLPWSMLPVVALIGLCIGCYTYIDGQALRRWSHPLDYLVWVTLLSAWPFPLLAWVAKRPAFMLFWREQWKLGLAVGFCVLFSYALVLWAMQLGSIAEAAALREISVILVVLFGMRYLKEPFGRPRLLACGLVLVGMLVMKF; translated from the coding sequence GTGCTGGCAACAGCTCTGGTGTTGGTGGCGGCGCTGTTGCATGCAGCGTGGAACACGTTGATCAAGTTCAGCGCCGAGCGGCTGCTGGTGGTGGCTTGCATGGACACCGTGGCGCTTTTGTTCGTCGCGCTGGCGTTCCCTTTCATCAGCCTGCCGCCGGCGGAAATCTGGCCTTGGATTCTGGCGTCGGCGGCGTTCGAGCTGCTCTATCGTTATCTGCTCATCCAGGCCTATCGGGTCGGCGATCTGGGGCTGGTCTACCCGTTGATGCGCGGACTGTCGCCGCTGGTGGTGCTGGCGCTGACCCTGATCTTCGCCGGCGAAGCGCTGACCACTCAGCAGATCTTCGGGATCATGTTGATCCCGCTGGGCATGGCTTGCCTGCTCTGGCAGGGCGGCGGCGGGAAGCACTTGCCGTGGTCGATGCTGCCGGTGGTGGCGCTGATCGGCTTGTGCATCGGTTGCTACACCTACATCGATGGCCAGGCGTTGCGACGCTGGTCGCATCCGCTGGATTACCTGGTCTGGGTCACGCTGCTCAGTGCCTGGCCGTTTCCGTTGCTGGCGTGGGTGGCCAAGCGTCCGGCGTTCATGCTGTTCTGGCGCGAGCAATGGAAGCTGGGACTGGCGGTCGGGTTCTGCGTGTTGTTCAGCTACGCTCTGGTGCTGTGGGCGATGCAATTGGGCTCGATTGCCGAAGCGGCGGCGTTGCGTGAAATCAGCGTGATTCTGGTGGTGTTGTTCGGCATGCGTTACCTGAAAGAACCTTTCGGCCGGCCACGGCTCTTAGCCTGTGGGCTGGTGCTGGTCGGCATGCTGGTCATGAAGTTCTGA
- a CDS encoding MFS transporter codes for MPLALLALAVAAFGIGTTEFVIMGLLPDVARDLAVSIPHAGLLITGYALGVVFGAPILAIGTANMPRKATLLGMTLMFILGNVLCALAPNYATLMAARVVTALCHGAFFGIGSVVAAGLVAPNKRAQAIAMMFTGLTLANVLGVPLGTALGQYAGWRSTFWAVSVIGVIAALAQWLWLPKHIPMDKANLASEFKVLGKVNVLLALGMSVLASTSLFSVFTYIAPILQDITGVSPHGVTVMLLLFGVGLTGGSMLGGRLADSRLLPSLVGVALAVVVILAAFSQTSRSVVPAAITLVLWGIFAFALCPILQLLIIDQAHEAPNLGSTLNQSAFNLGNAAGAWIGGLVVASGADLADLPWTGALVGVLTVLTALFFIYLQRRGVAAVNVSG; via the coding sequence ATGCCACTCGCCTTGCTTGCACTCGCTGTTGCCGCTTTCGGCATCGGCACCACTGAATTCGTCATCATGGGCCTGCTGCCCGATGTCGCCCGCGACCTCGCGGTGAGCATTCCCCACGCCGGCCTGTTGATCACCGGCTACGCCCTGGGCGTGGTGTTCGGTGCGCCGATCCTGGCGATCGGCACCGCCAACATGCCGCGCAAGGCCACGCTGCTGGGCATGACGCTGATGTTCATCCTCGGCAACGTGCTGTGCGCACTGGCGCCGAACTACGCGACGCTGATGGCGGCGCGAGTGGTCACCGCACTCTGCCACGGCGCGTTCTTCGGCATCGGCTCGGTGGTGGCCGCCGGGCTGGTCGCGCCGAACAAACGGGCGCAGGCGATTGCCATGATGTTCACCGGTCTGACTCTGGCCAACGTCCTCGGCGTACCGCTGGGCACCGCGCTTGGCCAGTACGCGGGCTGGCGTTCGACCTTCTGGGCGGTCTCGGTGATCGGTGTGATCGCTGCCCTAGCCCAATGGCTGTGGTTGCCGAAACATATCCCGATGGACAAGGCCAACCTCGCCAGCGAATTCAAGGTGCTGGGCAAGGTCAACGTGTTGCTGGCGCTGGGCATGAGCGTGCTGGCCTCCACCAGCCTGTTCAGCGTGTTCACCTACATCGCGCCGATTCTGCAGGACATCACCGGCGTCAGCCCCCACGGCGTGACGGTGATGCTGCTGTTGTTCGGCGTCGGCCTCACCGGCGGCAGCATGCTCGGCGGGCGCCTGGCCGACAGCCGTCTGTTGCCGTCGCTGGTGGGTGTGGCGCTGGCAGTGGTGGTGATTCTGGCGGCGTTCAGCCAGACCAGTCGCTCAGTGGTTCCGGCGGCAATCACGCTGGTGCTGTGGGGGATTTTCGCCTTCGCCCTGTGCCCGATCCTGCAACTGCTGATCATCGATCAGGCGCACGAAGCACCGAACCTCGGCTCGACCCTGAACCAGAGCGCCTTCAACCTCGGCAATGCCGCCGGCGCTTGGATCGGCGGGCTGGTGGTAGCCAGCGGCGCAGACCTGGCGGACTTGCCGTGGACCGGCGCGCTGGTGGGCGTGCTGACCGTGCTGACGGCGCTGTTTTTCATCTACCTGCAACGTCGGGGTGTCGCTGCGGTCAATGTGTCCGGCTGA
- a CDS encoding cation:proton antiporter: MLELVAAFICLTTLLTFVNFRFIGLPPTIGVMVTALMFSLLLQGLSLLGYPGLEERVQQLIGQIDFGDLLMNWMLSFLLFAGALHVNLNDLRSYRWPIGLLATFGVLIATAVIGSLAYYIFALFRWHVSFLYCLLFGALISPTDPIAVLGVLRTANASKPLKTTIVGESLFNDGTAVVVFTVLLGIAQLGETPTVGATAMLFVHEAVGGVLFGGLIGYLVYLMIKSIEQHQIEVMLTLALVIGGSAMATELHVSAPIAMVVAGLIIGNLGRNLAMNDMTRKYLDGFWELLDDMLNALLFALIGMELLLLPFNWLHVAAASLLALAILLSRLLTVAPAIVLLRRWRTVPRGTIRILTWGGLRGGVSVALALALPLGPERDLLLSITYIVVLSSILLQGLTIGKLVKHATRDEPATAAEPAHH, from the coding sequence ATGCTTGAACTCGTCGCCGCTTTCATCTGCCTCACCACCCTCCTCACCTTTGTGAATTTCCGCTTCATCGGCCTGCCACCGACCATCGGCGTGATGGTTACCGCACTGATGTTTTCCCTGTTGCTGCAAGGCCTGAGCCTGCTCGGTTATCCCGGTCTCGAAGAACGCGTACAGCAACTGATCGGCCAGATCGACTTCGGCGATCTGCTGATGAACTGGATGCTCTCGTTCCTGCTGTTCGCCGGCGCCTTGCACGTGAACCTGAACGACCTGCGCAGCTACCGCTGGCCCATCGGCCTGCTGGCGACCTTCGGCGTACTGATCGCCACCGCCGTGATCGGCAGCCTCGCCTACTACATTTTTGCCCTGTTCCGCTGGCACGTGAGCTTTCTCTACTGCCTGTTGTTCGGCGCGCTGATTTCCCCGACCGACCCGATTGCGGTACTCGGCGTGCTGCGTACGGCCAATGCCTCGAAGCCGCTGAAAACCACCATCGTCGGCGAATCGCTGTTCAACGACGGCACCGCCGTGGTGGTGTTCACCGTGCTGCTGGGTATCGCGCAACTGGGCGAAACCCCGACCGTCGGCGCAACGGCCATGCTGTTCGTTCACGAAGCGGTGGGTGGTGTGCTGTTCGGCGGACTGATCGGTTATCTGGTGTACCTGATGATCAAGAGCATCGAGCAGCACCAGATCGAAGTCATGCTGACCCTGGCGCTGGTGATCGGCGGTTCGGCGATGGCCACCGAGCTGCACGTCTCGGCGCCGATTGCGATGGTGGTCGCCGGTCTGATCATCGGTAACCTCGGCCGCAACCTGGCGATGAACGACATGACCCGCAAATACCTCGACGGTTTCTGGGAATTGCTCGACGACATGCTCAACGCGCTGCTGTTCGCGTTGATCGGCATGGAGCTGTTGCTGCTGCCGTTCAACTGGCTCCACGTGGCGGCGGCGAGTCTGCTGGCGCTGGCGATTCTGCTGTCGCGCCTGCTCACCGTGGCCCCGGCCATCGTCCTGCTGCGCCGCTGGCGAACGGTGCCGCGCGGCACCATCCGGATCCTGACCTGGGGCGGTTTGCGCGGCGGTGTTTCGGTGGCCCTGGCCCTGGCCCTGCCGCTGGGCCCGGAACGCGACCTGCTGCTGAGCATCACCTACATCGTGGTGCTGTCGTCGATCCTGTTGCAGGGTCTGACGATTGGCAAACTGGTCAAGCACGCAACGCGCGACGAGCCGGCGACCGCTGCCGAGCCCGCGCACCATTGA
- a CDS encoding formate/nitrite transporter family protein, which yields MTTPTDGKTPDLSAKEQHEVEKSQPPRAAVLHEIIRKQGDQELERSIAALWWSALAAGLTMGLSLMGMGLLNSRLPEGDEFKVIASFGYCAGFLAVILARQQLFTENTLTAVLPVMTKPTLANFGRLIRLWTVVLFGNLCGTILVAYVMLELPIFDSKTDEAFLEIGRKVMENHASQMFAKGIVSGWMIATMVWMIPSMESAKMWIIILITYLMALGDFTHIVVGSAEVSYLVFAGELPWSDFWAVFAGPTLAGNIIGGSFIFALISHAQIRSESGAPKETDGPKESADQAEKPDPQQIKK from the coding sequence ATGACCACGCCAACAGACGGCAAGACCCCCGACCTCTCGGCCAAGGAACAACACGAAGTCGAGAAAAGCCAGCCGCCCCGGGCGGCGGTCCTGCATGAAATCATCCGCAAACAGGGCGACCAGGAACTGGAGCGCAGCATCGCCGCGCTGTGGTGGTCGGCGCTGGCGGCCGGGCTGACCATGGGCCTGTCGCTGATGGGCATGGGCCTGCTCAACTCCCGCCTGCCCGAGGGCGACGAATTCAAGGTGATCGCCAGCTTCGGCTACTGCGCAGGCTTTCTCGCGGTGATCCTCGCCCGCCAGCAACTGTTCACCGAAAACACCCTGACCGCCGTGCTGCCGGTGATGACCAAGCCGACCCTGGCCAACTTCGGCCGACTGATCCGGCTCTGGACGGTGGTGCTGTTCGGCAACCTGTGCGGCACGATTCTGGTGGCGTACGTGATGCTCGAACTGCCGATCTTCGACAGCAAGACCGACGAGGCCTTCCTCGAAATCGGCCGCAAGGTCATGGAGAACCACGCGAGTCAGATGTTCGCCAAGGGCATCGTTTCCGGGTGGATGATCGCCACCATGGTCTGGATGATCCCGTCCATGGAGAGCGCGAAGATGTGGATCATCATCCTCATCACTTATTTGATGGCGCTGGGCGATTTCACGCACATCGTGGTGGGGTCGGCGGAAGTGTCGTATCTGGTGTTTGCCGGCGAGTTGCCGTGGAGTGATTTCTGGGCGGTGTTTGCCGGGCCGACCCTGGCGGGGAACATCATAGGCGGCAGTTTCATCTTCGCACTGATCAGTCATGCGCAGATCCGCAGCGAAAGCGGCGCGCCAAAAGAAACGGACGGGCCGAAAGAGTCTGCGGACCAGGCCGAAAAGCCTGATCCGCAGCAGATCAAGAAATGA
- a CDS encoding acyl-CoA thioesterase, translating to MNFHTRKWVKPEDLNPNGTLFGGSLLRWIDEEAAIYAIVQLGNQRVVTKYISEINFVSASRQGDIIELGITATEFGRTSITLTCEVRNKITRKSILTVEKMVFVNLGEDGLPAPHGRTEIKYVKDQFKDETPVTE from the coding sequence ATGAATTTCCACACCCGCAAGTGGGTAAAACCCGAAGACCTCAACCCCAACGGCACCCTGTTCGGCGGCAGCCTGCTGCGCTGGATCGACGAAGAAGCGGCGATCTACGCCATCGTTCAACTGGGCAACCAGCGCGTGGTGACCAAGTACATTTCCGAGATCAACTTCGTCAGCGCCTCGCGCCAGGGCGACATCATCGAACTGGGCATCACCGCCACCGAGTTCGGCCGCACCTCGATCACCCTGACCTGCGAAGTGCGCAACAAGATCACCCGCAAAAGCATCCTGACCGTCGAGAAGATGGTCTTCGTCAACCTCGGCGAAGACGGCTTGCCGGCGCCGCACGGGCGGACCGAGATCAAGTACGTCAAAGACCAGTTCAAGGATGAAACACCCGTTACCGAGTAA
- the ahcY gene encoding adenosylhomocysteinase, which produces MSAVITPADFNDYKVADMSLAAWGRRETIIAESEMPALMGLRRKYASEQPLKGAKILGCIHMTIQTAVLIETLVALGAEVRWSSCNIFSTQDQAAASIAAAGIPVFAWKGETEEEYEWCLEQTILKDGQPWDANMILDDGGDLTQLLHDKYPQVLDRVHGVTEETTTGVHRLLDMLAKGELKIPAINVNDSVTKSKNDNKYGCRHSLNDAIKRGTDHLLSGKQALVIGYGDVGKGSAQSLRQEGMIVKVSEVDPICAMQACMDGFELVSPFIDGINDGTEASIDKALLGKIDLIVTTTGNVNVCDANMLKALKKRAVVCNIGHFDNEIDTAFMRKNWAWEEVKPQVHKIHRTGPGAFDAQNDDYLILLAEGRLVNLGNATGHPSRIMDGSFANQVLAQIFLFGQKYADLSPAQKAERLTVEVLPKKLDEEVALEMVRGFGGVVTQLTKQQADYIGVTVEGPFKPHAYRY; this is translated from the coding sequence ATGAGCGCTGTTATCACGCCTGCAGATTTTAACGATTACAAAGTTGCCGACATGTCCCTGGCTGCCTGGGGCCGTCGCGAAACCATCATCGCCGAGTCGGAAATGCCGGCCCTGATGGGTCTGCGTCGCAAGTACGCTTCCGAGCAGCCGCTGAAAGGCGCAAAAATCCTCGGCTGCATCCACATGACCATTCAGACCGCCGTGCTGATCGAAACCCTGGTTGCCCTGGGTGCCGAAGTACGCTGGTCGTCGTGCAACATCTTCTCGACTCAGGATCAGGCTGCTGCTTCCATCGCCGCTGCCGGCATTCCGGTTTTCGCCTGGAAAGGCGAGACTGAAGAAGAGTACGAGTGGTGCCTGGAGCAGACCATCCTGAAGGATGGCCAGCCATGGGACGCCAACATGATCCTCGACGACGGCGGCGACCTGACCCAGCTGCTGCACGACAAGTACCCACAGGTTCTGGACCGCGTTCACGGCGTGACCGAAGAAACCACCACCGGCGTACACCGTCTGCTGGACATGCTGGCCAAGGGCGAGCTGAAAATCCCGGCCATCAACGTCAACGACTCGGTGACCAAGTCCAAGAACGACAACAAGTACGGCTGCCGTCACAGCCTGAACGATGCCATCAAGCGTGGTACTGACCACCTGCTGTCCGGCAAGCAAGCGCTGGTCATCGGTTACGGTGACGTGGGCAAAGGTTCGGCCCAGTCCCTGCGTCAGGAAGGCATGATCGTCAAGGTTTCCGAAGTCGACCCGATCTGCGCCATGCAAGCCTGCATGGACGGTTTCGAACTGGTTTCGCCGTTCATCGACGGTATCAACGACGGCACCGAAGCCAGCATCGACAAAGCGCTGCTGGGCAAGATCGACCTGATCGTGACCACCACCGGTAACGTCAACGTTTGCGACGCAAACATGCTCAAAGCCCTGAAGAAGCGTGCCGTTGTCTGCAACATCGGTCACTTCGACAACGAAATCGACACCGCTTTCATGCGCAAGAACTGGGCATGGGAAGAAGTGAAGCCACAGGTGCACAAGATCCACCGTACCGGCCCGGGCGCTTTCGACGCTCAGAACGACGACTACCTGATCCTGCTGGCCGAAGGCCGTCTGGTGAACCTGGGCAACGCCACCGGTCACCCGAGCCGCATCATGGACGGTTCGTTCGCCAACCAGGTTCTGGCGCAGATCTTCCTGTTCGGCCAGAAGTACGCCGACCTGTCGCCAGCCCAGAAAGCCGAGCGCCTGACCGTTGAAGTATTGCCGAAGAAACTCGACGAAGAAGTGGCCCTGGAAATGGTTCGCGGCTTCGGCGGCGTGGTCACTCAACTGACCAAGCAACAGGCTGACTACATCGGCGTGACCGTCGAAGGCCCGTTCAAGCCGCACGCTTACCGCTACTAA
- the metF gene encoding methylenetetrahydrofolate reductase [NAD(P)H], which produces MSQDRRYSFEFFPTKTDAGHEKLLATARQLATYNPDFFSCTYGAGGSTRDRTLNTVLQLESEVKIPAAPHLSCVGDSKDDLRGLLNEYKAAGIKRIVALRGDLPSGMGMTSGELRHANELVEFIREETGNHFHIEVAAYPEMHPQARNYEDDLANFVRKARAGADSAITQYFFNADSYFYFVDRLQALGVDIPVVPGIMPITNYSKLARFSDACGAEIPRWIRKQLEAYGDDSQSIQRFGEQVVTEMCERLLQGGAPGLHFYSMNQAEPSLAIWNNLKLPR; this is translated from the coding sequence ATGTCCCAAGACCGTCGCTACAGCTTCGAGTTCTTCCCGACCAAGACCGATGCTGGGCATGAAAAACTGCTCGCCACTGCCCGTCAGCTGGCCACCTACAACCCTGATTTCTTTTCCTGCACCTACGGCGCTGGCGGCTCGACCCGTGACCGCACGCTGAACACCGTGTTGCAGCTGGAAAGTGAAGTCAAAATCCCCGCCGCCCCGCACCTGTCGTGCGTCGGCGACAGCAAGGACGACCTGCGCGGCCTGCTGAACGAGTACAAGGCTGCCGGTATCAAGCGCATCGTCGCCCTGCGCGGTGACCTGCCGTCCGGCATGGGCATGACCAGCGGCGAGCTGCGTCACGCCAATGAGCTGGTTGAATTCATTCGTGAAGAAACCGGCAATCATTTCCACATCGAAGTCGCCGCCTACCCGGAGATGCATCCGCAAGCGCGCAACTACGAAGACGATCTCGCCAACTTCGTGCGCAAGGCCCGTGCCGGCGCCGACAGCGCGATCACCCAGTACTTCTTCAACGCCGACAGCTACTTCTACTTTGTCGACCGTTTGCAGGCGCTGGGCGTGGACATCCCGGTCGTGCCGGGAATCATGCCGATCACCAACTACAGCAAACTCGCGCGCTTCTCCGATGCCTGCGGTGCGGAAATCCCGCGCTGGATCCGCAAGCAGTTGGAAGCCTACGGCGATGACAGCCAAAGCATTCAGCGCTTTGGCGAACAGGTCGTCACCGAGATGTGCGAACGCCTGCTGCAGGGTGGCGCACCTGGCCTGCACTTCTATTCCATGAACCAGGCCGAACCGAGCCTGGCGATCTGGAACAACCTGAAGCTGCCGCGCTAA
- a CDS encoding substrate-binding periplasmic protein has protein sequence MPLIAQLFAVLVFACLSFAARGEKLRIVTEPWAPYVYEQGGKNLGLDYETTAIVFKRLGIEVEWQFLPWKRCLSMLETGQADGALDIFHSDERDATLLYPGEPLSDVEFVMFYANERPHPFGSLEDLKGLTIGTSPGYLYSPDFRESTLFTREPAPTHEANFGKLVRGRIDLLITDRRVGQHLLDELGIRDKITENPTVISRQSQFLAVRRNAGMDLLVQRFGAELKRFKREPAYAELSARYGAAPALSAPLGNATASGKTVEQQESGAQ, from the coding sequence ATGCCTTTGATCGCGCAGTTATTCGCCGTGCTGGTTTTTGCTTGCCTGAGCTTTGCGGCTCGGGGCGAGAAGCTGCGTATTGTCACCGAACCGTGGGCGCCGTACGTCTATGAACAGGGCGGCAAGAACCTCGGGCTGGACTACGAAACCACCGCCATCGTGTTCAAGCGCCTGGGCATCGAAGTCGAATGGCAGTTCCTGCCGTGGAAACGCTGCCTGTCGATGCTCGAAACCGGCCAGGCCGACGGCGCGCTGGATATCTTCCACAGCGACGAACGCGACGCCACCCTGCTCTATCCGGGCGAACCGTTGTCGGACGTCGAATTCGTGATGTTCTACGCCAACGAGCGACCGCACCCCTTTGGCAGCCTGGAAGACCTCAAGGGCCTGACCATCGGCACCTCACCGGGCTATCTGTACAGTCCCGATTTTCGCGAATCGACCCTGTTTACCCGTGAGCCGGCCCCGACCCACGAAGCCAATTTCGGCAAACTGGTGCGCGGGCGCATCGACCTGCTGATCACCGACCGCCGCGTGGGTCAGCATTTGCTCGATGAACTGGGCATTCGCGACAAGATCACGGAAAACCCCACGGTCATCAGCCGTCAGAGCCAGTTTCTGGCCGTGCGGCGCAACGCCGGGATGGATTTGCTGGTGCAGCGCTTCGGCGCCGAGCTCAAGCGTTTCAAGCGCGAACCGGCCTATGCTGAGCTCAGCGCCCGCTACGGCGCAGCCCCCGCCCTGTCTGCGCCACTGGGCAACGCCACCGCCAGCGGTAAAACCGTTGAGCAGCAGGAAAGCGGCGCGCAGTGA